One window of the Hippocampus zosterae strain Florida chromosome 8, ASM2543408v3, whole genome shotgun sequence genome contains the following:
- the lnx1 gene encoding E3 ubiquitin-protein ligase LNX isoform X3, translated as MKALLLLVLPWLSPANYTDNLGNLHILYSELCKGASHYGLSADRKRRSQEGECTDSTSELTIATLPGDGPASAAVALLSDEAGLVNPAFDASMEEHSQSGSTTSLAARCSSKKSELRSRSFRRLNRAFSVLRRTKSGTAVNHETSEERDNARNSSVPQGVLALPQLHHLIPDGEVTSIKITRAEPSEPLAISIVGGNETPLVRILIQDIYREGVIARDGRLLPGDMILKVNGIDISNVSHCYAVATLKQPCQLLRLTILREQRHRYHHPHMGAGAGGHPSHGPPHHHPFRDDSVHVVLSKSAPDEQLGIKLVRRPEEPGLYIFDLLEGGLAARDGQLWVGDRVLAINGHDLRYGAPEHAALLIQASEEGVHFVVSRQICLPAPDILQEAPWGMDGPPPYSPVDIEQTLLDSCQKPACYEKTVTLTKEPYDSLGMAVAGGMSSRGWDLPIYVTNVDPDGVVGQEGSIRKGDILLNVNGVDLTGVTRSEAVANLKNTSSPVVLKVLEMRPPDEGLPEGELPPCLASSPDSTTKSPLPNNDYSPLWVSWLQLPRHLYSCKDIVLRRSMSGSLGFSIVGGQEEVNCNQCFFIRSIVKGTPAYNDGGIRCGDILLEVNGKSTWGMTHMALVRLLKELRGRITLTIVSWPGSLM; from the exons GTGTAAAGGCGCCTCTCACTATGGCCTCTCGGCGGACAGGAAGCGGCGCTCTCAGGAAGGCGAGTGCACGGACAGCACGTCGGAGCTCACCATCGCCACGTTGCCCGGCGACGGCCCCGCGTCCGCCGCCGTGGCCCTGCTGTCAGACGAGGCGGGTTTAGTCAACCCGGCTTTTGATGCCAGCATGGAGGAGCACAGCCAGTCGGGCAGCACCACCAGCCTGGCAGCCCGTTGCAGCAGCAAGAAGAGTGAGT TGCGGAGCCGCTCTTTCCGGAGGCTCAACCGGGCGTTCAGCGTCCTGCGGAGGACCAAGAGTGGCACCGCCGTCAATCATGAAACCTCGGAGGAGCGGGATAACGCCAGGAATTCCAGCGTGCCACAAGGAG TGTTGGCTCTGCCACAGCTCCACCACTTGATCCCCGACGGAGAAGTGACCAGTATTAAAATCACGCGGGCGGAGCCGTCGGAGCCGCTCGCCATCAGCATCGTCGGCGGCAACGAGACTCCGCTGGTGCGCATCCTGATCCAGGATATCTACAGGGAGGGGGTCATCGCCCGAGATGGACGCCTACTCCCCGGGGACATGATCCTCAAG GTGAACGGCATCGACATCAGCAACGTGTCGCACTGCTACGCCGTGGCCACCCTCAAGCAGCCGTGCCAGCTCCTGCGTCTCACCATCCTCCGAGAGCAACGCCACCGCTACCATCACCCGCACATGGGCGCCGGCGCCGGGGGCCACCCGTCGCACGGCCCGCCCCATCACCACCCGTTCCGGGACGACAGCGTCCACGTGGTGCTGAGCAAAAGCGCGCCCGACGAGCAGCTCGGCATCAAGCTGGTGCGGCGGCCCGAGGAGCCCGGCCTGTACATCTTTGACCTGCTGGAGGGCGGCCTGGCGGCTCGGGACGGACAGCTGTGGGTCGGGGACCGCGTGCTCGCTATCAACGGGCACGATCTGCGTTACGGAGCCCCGGAACATGCTGCACTGCTCATACAG GCAAGCGAGGAAGGCGTCCACTTCGTCGTGTCCCGTCAGATCTGCTTGCCTGCGCCCGACATCCTCCAAGAAGCTCCATGGGGCATGGATGGCCCCCCGCCATATTCCCCGGTGGACATTGAGCAAACACTGCTG GACTCGTGCCAGAAGCCCGCCTGCTATGAGAAAACGGTTACGCTGACCAAGGAGCCGTACGACTCGCTGGGCATGGCCGTAGCCGGCGGCATGTCCAGCCGCGGTTGGGACCTGCCCATCTACGTCACAAACGTGGACCCTGACGGAGTTGTTGGCCAGGAGGGTTCCATACGCAAAG GCGACATCTTACTCAACGTGAACGGCGTGGATCTGACGGGAGTGACGCGGAGCGAGGCCGTGGCGAACCTGAAGAACACCTCGTCGCCTGTGGTGCTCAAAGTCCTGGAGATGCGGCCCCCCGACGAGGGTCTGCCGGAGGGCGAGCTGCCTCCATGCCTGGCGTCCTCGCCCGACAGTACCACCAAGAGCCCGCTGCCCAACAATGACTACTCCCCGCTGTGGGTGTCATGGCTGCAGCTGCCCAG GCACCTGTACAGCTGCAAGGACATCGTGCTGCGGCGGAGCATGTCAGGCAGCCTGGGATTCAGCATCGTGGGGGGCCAGGAGGAAGTCAACTGCAACCAGTGCTTTTTTATACGCTCCATCGTCAAGGGCACGCCGGCCTACAACGATGGCGGAATAAG GTGCGGGGACATCCTACTGGAGGTGAATGGAAAGAGTACGTGGGGCATGACCCACATGGCGTTGGTACGTCTCCTCAAGGAACTACGGGGAAGGATCACGTTGACCATCGTGTCGTGGCCGGGAAGCTTGATGTAA